In Truepera sp., the sequence ATCCTTACGAGCTCGGCGACACCAAGCGACCGTCAATTGAAGCACTCGGGCGCAGCGCGCATCCTGCGACTCCGTATGCGGACGTTGTCCTTGAGTGAGTCCGGGCACTCATCTGCGCAGGTGTCACTGGAAGACCTAATGAACGGCGCCCTCCTCGAACCAAGACGGAACCCTTCGAGCCCGTCTGTGGCGGCGGTCGCCGAGATCGTGTGCCATGGCGGTTGGCCCGCCATGCCCAAACTGACCGCGGCACAGGCCCAGACCCTGCTGCGCTCATACCTCGAAGACATCGTAAGGATCGATCTACCGAAGCTCGAGGACGGATCGCGACGAAACCACGAACGTGTGCGACGCACTCTCACCTCCATCGCACGCGACATACGCATCTACGGCCAGAGCCTCGAGGCCCGCCTGATGCATTACCGCGACAGCGCGGGCACCGAGGTCGATCAGATCGTGTCGACACCGGACGGGAGGTGGATCGCGGCCGAGGTCAAACTGGGCACGAACCAGATAGATGCCGCTGCGGCCTCGCTACTCG encodes:
- a CDS encoding AAA family ATPase, giving the protein METYLPRIVDAELGSALRITGAVLIEGPRGYGKTETGRHHAAGEVLLDTDENALMLAGIDPTAVLEGEVPRLIDEWQLEPRLWNHVRRTVDDRRAKGQFILTSSATPSDRQLKHSGAARILRLRMRTLSLSESGHSSAQVSLEDLMNGALLEPRRNPSSPSVAAVAEIVCHGGWPAMPKLTAAQAQTLLRSYLEDIVRIDLPKLEDGSRRNHERVRRTLTSIARDIRIYGQSLEARLMHYRDSAGTEVDQIVSTPDGRWIAAEVKLGTNQIDAAAASLLAFTTKLERKRTPEPAALVVFTTGDYAYSRPDGVKVVPITMLGP